One Phoenix dactylifera cultivar Barhee BC4 chromosome 14, palm_55x_up_171113_PBpolish2nd_filt_p, whole genome shotgun sequence DNA window includes the following coding sequences:
- the LOC103722162 gene encoding receptor kinase-like protein Xa21 — MTAHLGDFGLARFLSTSGSTASENSTSLMGIKGTIGYVAPEYAMGSQISTQGDVYSYGILLLEMLTGKKPTNDMFKDGLNLHKFVDMAFPERVTEILDPQNLQDENEEVDGNIRNEDFSRMRLRRCVISLIRIGLLCAKESPNERPRMQDVTTKVRAAKEMLSVVEIIEEEANLPA; from the exons ATGACTGCCCACTTGGGTGATTTTGGGCTTGCAAGGTTCCTCTCTACTTCGGGCTCCACGGCATCCGAAAATTCAACAAGCTTAATGGGGATAAAAGGAACGATTGGATATGTTGCACCAG AATATGCAATGGGCAGCCAGATATCCACACAGGGAGACGTGTATAGCTATGGAATACTATTGCTAGAGATGCTTACAGGAAAGAAGCCTACAAATGACATGTTTAAGGATGGCTTAAACCTTCATAAATTTGTCGATATGGCTTTCCCAGAAAGAGTCACGGAGATTTTGGATCCACAAAATTTGCAAGATGAAAATGAagaagttgatggcaacattagAAATGAAGATTTTAGTAGAATGCGACTGAGGAGATGCGTAATTTCATTGATTAGAATTGGtctcttgtgcgccaaggaatCACCGAATGAACGACCGAGAATGCAAGATGTCACCACTAAAGTTCGTGCGGCCAAAGAAATGTTATCAGTAGTCGAAATTATTGAAGAGGAAGCAAATTTGCCTGCATGA